The Candidatus Nitrosotenuis cloacae genome contains a region encoding:
- a CDS encoding DUF2070 family protein translates to MTESNDDVSKIHKRYSFTLLTPSSYYQSLIISIITVLAISAIVLWMYVGSTDELVFRLPAMVGVLMATQYIDSRFIRNKEYSKALHMSFFGNFLWLGIILMGIASWSVLSKDTLSLLYVVEGMMLFSSFRIGIMTTTLGVSLKRAWLLCFIQPLPLLLTLIPIGMWQDAFTPISLSVGATFLAVASVWSVMTDRAGRPQVESTHKLVQGYLASISTKDFSEVESILESRSHPETVMMTQIKMDSHNNNLRVVLPDIHPGPYHPIGGSNISYRIYKSMNSSAMIMHSVSDHALNLPSQKEVENYLREMSSESVVKKGLMCTEPVTVQVNKARVTGLLFDKTAMLFLSLSPHGMEDVPSYVKKQIEQLAANRHFERVLVVDCHNAMGKEISESDSQDMINAAKSTLETLVTKDSVPFEFGYANSDDLNLSPTDMGQGGLSVLCLKINDSKYFLGWADANNMENGLREELVSQFAKNGMVLLEVCTSDTHYSATTVRTRDGYYHLGKITDADQIADWYLKIAKNAEKTLAPASFEIIEQKINVRVMGSAIFEDFARAIERCLNLSKVFMGGCVAFFIATLFL, encoded by the coding sequence ATGACTGAATCAAATGATGATGTATCAAAAATCCACAAGCGGTACTCCTTTACCCTGCTTACCCCGTCCTCGTATTACCAGTCACTCATAATCTCGATAATCACTGTGCTTGCAATTTCTGCGATTGTACTGTGGATGTACGTTGGAAGCACGGACGAGCTTGTCTTCAGATTACCTGCCATGGTTGGGGTCCTGATGGCCACTCAGTACATCGACTCGCGTTTTATTCGAAACAAGGAATACTCAAAGGCGCTCCACATGTCGTTCTTTGGTAACTTTTTATGGCTTGGGATAATTCTGATGGGAATCGCGTCCTGGTCAGTACTGTCAAAGGACACACTGTCACTGCTTTACGTGGTGGAAGGAATGATGCTGTTTTCCAGCTTTAGAATTGGCATAATGACTACCACGCTTGGTGTCTCGCTCAAAAGAGCATGGCTCCTCTGTTTCATCCAGCCGCTACCGCTGCTCCTCACACTGATTCCAATTGGTATGTGGCAGGATGCGTTCACACCAATCTCGCTTTCAGTTGGTGCCACGTTCCTTGCGGTTGCATCAGTGTGGTCGGTGATGACTGACAGGGCGGGACGGCCTCAGGTGGAAAGCACGCACAAGCTGGTGCAGGGATACCTTGCATCAATTTCCACCAAGGACTTTTCTGAGGTGGAGTCGATTTTGGAATCAAGGTCGCATCCTGAAACCGTCATGATGACGCAAATCAAGATGGACTCACATAATAACAACCTGCGTGTGGTGCTTCCAGATATCCACCCAGGGCCTTATCATCCGATCGGGGGCAGCAATATCTCTTACAGAATTTACAAGTCGATGAATTCTTCTGCCATGATCATGCACAGCGTGTCTGATCATGCGCTGAACCTGCCGTCACAAAAAGAGGTGGAGAACTATCTGAGGGAGATGTCCTCAGAGTCGGTCGTAAAAAAAGGCCTGATGTGCACTGAGCCTGTCACGGTGCAGGTAAACAAGGCACGAGTCACGGGCCTGCTATTTGACAAAACCGCGATGCTGTTTTTGTCCTTGTCTCCACACGGAATGGAGGACGTGCCAAGCTATGTCAAAAAGCAAATCGAGCAGCTTGCAGCAAACAGGCATTTTGAGCGTGTACTCGTGGTGGACTGCCACAACGCAATGGGAAAGGAGATATCCGAGTCGGACTCGCAGGACATGATCAATGCCGCAAAATCTACACTTGAGACGCTGGTCACAAAGGACAGCGTCCCGTTTGAATTTGGCTACGCAAACTCTGATGATCTAAATCTCAGCCCGACCGATATGGGACAGGGCGGACTGAGCGTGCTGTGTCTGAAAATAAACGACTCCAAGTACTTTCTTGGATGGGCTGACGCAAACAACATGGAAAATGGCTTGCGAGAGGAACTGGTGAGCCAGTTTGCAAAAAACGGCATGGTGCTGCTTGAGGTGTGCACCTCTGATACACATTACAGCGCCACAACTGTGCGAACGCGGGACGGATACTACCACTTGGGAAAAATCACGGATGCGGACCAGATTGCCGACTGGTACCTAAAGATTGCAAAGAACGCCGAAAAGACGCTTGCCCCTGCCTCCTTTGAGATAATCGAGCAGAAGATAAACGTCCGGGTAATGGGGTCTGCAATATTTGAGGACTTTGCACGGGCAATTGAGCGATGTCTGAACCTCAGCAAGGTGTTCATGGGCGGATGCGTCGCGTTCTTTATTGCGACTCTTTTTCTATAG
- a CDS encoding restriction endonuclease, which translates to MSHRIWLDCMDGVITGGVTVKDFAIVGKVEQNVARRMLDELAKNEIGTFDGDVMEFSDGDRLKVAMMMIQRGAQVDEVAQHLSWQDFEGLAAQILEMKDFAVIRNHIMTKPRMEIDVIGIKLGVAMLIDCKHWKRHNSLDDVVQKQIERTKQYVARTNGAIAAPVIVTLYQDKMSFINKVPIVPIFQFSSFIDEFYGNLEDIETIEKESQ; encoded by the coding sequence TTGAGTCACAGAATCTGGCTTGATTGCATGGATGGAGTAATTACCGGCGGCGTGACGGTAAAAGACTTTGCAATTGTTGGAAAGGTGGAGCAGAACGTTGCAAGAAGGATGCTAGACGAGCTGGCAAAAAACGAGATTGGCACCTTTGATGGAGACGTCATGGAGTTTTCAGATGGCGACAGACTAAAGGTGGCAATGATGATGATACAGAGGGGAGCACAGGTAGACGAGGTAGCACAGCACCTATCGTGGCAGGACTTTGAGGGACTTGCAGCCCAGATTTTGGAGATGAAGGACTTTGCAGTCATTAGAAACCACATAATGACCAAGCCGCGAATGGAAATCGACGTAATAGGCATAAAGCTCGGGGTCGCCATGCTCATCGACTGCAAGCACTGGAAGAGGCACAACTCGCTGGATGACGTGGTTCAAAAGCAAATAGAGCGCACAAAGCAGTACGTTGCAAGGACCAACGGCGCCATTGCGGCACCGGTGATTGTCACGCTATACCAAGACAAGATGAGTTTTATCAACAAGGTGCCAATCGTGCCGATATTCCAGTTCTCGTCGTTTATCGACGAGTTTTACGGAAACTTGGAAGATATAGAGACTATAGAAAAAGAGTCGCAATAA